From Synergistales bacterium, one genomic window encodes:
- the der gene encoding ribosome biogenesis GTPase Der, translating into MAVVSIVGRPNVGKSSLFNRIAGRRISIVDDLPGVTRDRIYAEVEIEGHSWYIVDTGGILPGSKEGLEEHITLQVRAAVEESDVILFMIDGREGPTPLDHEIAQILRESMHPVLVVPNKIDDVVHEDLAMAAYELGFREVVPVSAEHGRNLDELYEKVTRLLPPEPAPELAETVIPVAIVGRPNVGKSSMLNRFAGSDRVLVDEVPGTTRDTVDIMMERDGVSYRFMDTAGLRKRSRVRSRIEYYSTLRSYEAIDRSGVAILLMDGAESGTEQEKRLAGHVLEKGRGLILAVNKWDLAPREPGVGDRMTRYIRQAFPFVSHAPLVFLSAKTGRGMETIPAMITEVWENWRRRIATGPLNRLLQDLMAFERLPSNGAGRFLRIYYASQVRGAPPTFVFFVNDPEIVTRAFHRHVERQLRRLARFDGAPLRLFWRKSGG; encoded by the coding sequence ATGGCTGTAGTCAGTATCGTCGGCCGTCCCAATGTGGGGAAGTCGTCGCTGTTCAACAGGATCGCCGGACGCCGGATCTCTATCGTCGATGATCTCCCCGGTGTGACCCGGGACCGGATCTATGCGGAGGTCGAGATTGAGGGACACAGCTGGTATATTGTCGACACCGGCGGAATCCTGCCGGGGAGCAAGGAGGGGCTGGAGGAGCATATCACGCTTCAGGTGCGGGCCGCTGTCGAAGAGAGCGACGTCATCCTGTTCATGATCGACGGTCGCGAGGGACCGACCCCGCTGGACCACGAGATCGCACAGATCCTGCGGGAGAGCATGCACCCTGTGCTGGTGGTGCCCAACAAGATCGACGATGTGGTCCACGAGGACCTGGCGATGGCGGCCTACGAGCTCGGGTTCCGCGAGGTGGTGCCGGTCAGCGCCGAACACGGGCGCAACCTCGACGAGCTCTACGAGAAGGTCACCAGGCTGCTGCCGCCGGAACCGGCGCCGGAACTGGCGGAAACGGTGATCCCTGTGGCGATCGTGGGAAGGCCCAATGTCGGGAAATCGAGCATGCTGAACCGCTTTGCCGGTTCCGACAGGGTGCTGGTGGACGAGGTGCCCGGGACCACCAGGGATACGGTGGACATCATGATGGAACGGGACGGGGTCTCCTACCGCTTCATGGATACCGCCGGGCTGCGGAAACGGAGCAGGGTACGGTCCCGCATCGAATACTACTCCACCCTGCGGAGCTACGAGGCCATTGATCGGAGCGGGGTGGCGATCCTGCTGATGGACGGTGCCGAGTCGGGTACGGAGCAGGAGAAGCGTCTCGCCGGCCATGTTCTGGAGAAGGGGAGAGGGCTCATCCTGGCGGTGAACAAGTGGGACCTGGCGCCGCGGGAGCCGGGCGTCGGCGACCGGATGACCCGGTATATCCGGCAGGCCTTCCCCTTTGTGAGCCACGCGCCTCTGGTCTTTCTGTCGGCGAAGACGGGCCGCGGAATGGAGACGATCCCGGCGATGATTACAGAGGTCTGGGAAAACTGGCGACGCCGTATCGCCACGGGGCCGCTCAACAGGCTCCTCCAGGACCTGATGGCCTTTGAGCGTCTGCCCAGCAACGGTGCGGGGCGGTTCCTGCGGATCTACTACGCCTCGCAGGTGCGGGGCGCTCCGCCCACGTTCGTCTTTTTCGTGAACGATCCCGAGATCGTGACCCGTGCCTTCCACCGCCATGTGGAACGCCAGCTCAGGAGGCTGGCCCGGTTTGACGGGGCGCCCCTCCGGCTCTTCTGGCGGAAAAGCGGCGGGTAG
- the trmB gene encoding tRNA (guanosine(46)-N7)-methyltransferase TrmB, with protein MQRLAFKEYLRVPREAERLPLFAAEAGQPPCTVEIGFGNGEFLAHYGASCPEERLVGIEVSLTCVAKAAKRLARAEVRNVSLLHGDARFLLRECFGDGSVRRLFMHFPCPWPKSRHAPRRVTGGGFPDTLAAVLQQKGVFELVTDEAWYADETADLLDRHDALRCALYEKDPQRGITTKYERKWRDQGKSLFRVLVERTHPWSVRRLAKGGMPLQIQFPFQGDVAALEGINQIERGEAGCLRVLLESFAGSGGIRLVQVLTVDEGFEQRFYVRVVPRVGEVLVKIDSASMPFRTPAVKAALHDIAGLLQEGVSS; from the coding sequence ATGCAGCGGTTGGCCTTCAAGGAGTATCTCCGTGTCCCCCGGGAGGCGGAGAGGTTACCGCTCTTTGCGGCGGAGGCGGGGCAACCGCCCTGCACGGTGGAAATCGGCTTTGGAAACGGGGAGTTTCTGGCGCACTACGGAGCCTCCTGTCCGGAGGAGAGGCTGGTGGGCATAGAGGTGTCCCTCACCTGTGTCGCCAAGGCGGCGAAACGCCTGGCCAGGGCGGAGGTGCGGAATGTGTCGCTGCTCCACGGGGATGCGCGTTTCCTGTTGCGGGAGTGTTTCGGCGACGGGTCCGTCCGGCGGCTGTTCATGCACTTCCCCTGCCCCTGGCCCAAAAGCCGGCATGCCCCGCGGCGCGTGACCGGCGGGGGATTCCCCGACACCCTCGCGGCGGTGCTGCAGCAGAAGGGGGTCTTCGAACTGGTCACCGACGAGGCGTGGTACGCCGATGAGACGGCGGACCTGCTCGACAGGCACGACGCCCTGCGCTGTGCCCTCTACGAGAAGGATCCGCAGCGTGGGATCACGACAAAGTACGAGCGGAAGTGGCGTGATCAGGGGAAGTCGCTCTTCCGGGTGCTGGTGGAGCGGACGCATCCCTGGTCGGTGCGCCGTCTTGCGAAAGGAGGAATGCCCTTGCAGATCCAGTTCCCCTTCCAGGGTGATGTGGCCGCCCTGGAGGGCATCAATCAGATCGAACGAGGGGAAGCCGGCTGTCTGCGGGTGCTTCTCGAATCCTTTGCCGGTTCCGGAGGGATCCGCCTGGTGCAGGTGCTGACCGTGGACGAGGGGTTCGAGCAGCGTTTCTATGTCCGGGTGGTGCCCAGGGTGGGCGAGGTGCTGGTGAAGATCGATTCGGCCTCGATGCCCTTCCGCACCCCCGCCGTCAAGGCGGCGCTCCACGATATTGCGGGATTGCTGCAGGAAGGGGTGTCGTCATGA
- the gmk gene encoding guanylate kinase: MPSPLTRGYLFVISGPSGTGKGTLRRRLFQTVPGLAFSISCTTRPPRRDERHGEDYRFLDNREFDRLIREGAFLEWAEVHGNRYGTLASDVEEERRRGRDVVLEIDVQGACAVKSRYPEAVLIFVFPPSQQDLRERLQQRGTESESDLKVRLTNAETEIRQAGFFDHTIVNDDVEGAAQRLQNLVREYRKRRTTDTGGNAE, from the coding sequence ATGCCGAGCCCGTTGACTAGAGGGTACCTCTTCGTGATCTCCGGGCCCAGCGGAACCGGGAAGGGCACACTGCGGCGGCGGCTGTTCCAGACCGTCCCCGGTCTTGCCTTCTCCATCTCCTGTACCACCAGACCGCCCAGACGGGACGAACGGCACGGCGAGGACTACCGCTTTCTGGACAACCGGGAGTTCGACCGGCTGATCCGGGAGGGTGCCTTTCTCGAGTGGGCGGAGGTCCACGGCAACCGGTACGGGACGCTGGCCAGCGATGTCGAGGAGGAGCGCCGGCGGGGACGCGACGTGGTGCTGGAGATCGACGTCCAGGGCGCCTGTGCGGTCAAATCCCGCTATCCCGAGGCGGTCCTGATATTCGTCTTTCCGCCCTCCCAGCAGGATCTCCGGGAGCGCTTGCAGCAGAGGGGAACGGAGAGCGAAAGCGATCTGAAGGTGCGGCTGACCAACGCCGAGACGGAGATCCGCCAGGCCGGATTCTTCGACCATACCATCGTCAACGACGATGTCGAAGGGGCGGCGCAGCGCCTGCAGAATCTTGTCCGGGAATATCGAAAACGGAGAACCACCGACACCGGGGGGAACGCTGAATGA
- a CDS encoding DUF370 domain-containing protein yields the protein MTNRLVHIGFGNMVVSERIVGIITPSSAPVKRLKEEARDAKLLIDATHGRKTRAVIVTDSNHIILSALQPETLAHRFEGREEREDAEPVD from the coding sequence ATGACGAACAGGTTGGTACACATCGGATTCGGCAATATGGTGGTAAGCGAGCGCATCGTCGGCATCATCACCCCTTCATCGGCGCCGGTGAAGCGGCTCAAGGAGGAGGCCAGAGACGCCAAGCTCCTGATCGATGCCACCCACGGACGGAAAACCAGGGCAGTGATTGTGACCGACAGCAATCATATTATCCTTTCGGCCCTGCAGCCGGAGACACTGGCGCATCGCTTTGAGGGCCGGGAAGAACGAGAGGATGCCGAGCCCGTTGACTAG
- the rsmA gene encoding 16S rRNA (adenine(1518)-N(6)/adenine(1519)-N(6))-dimethyltransferase RsmA → MTTHRRSTGFVPAKRYGQHFLTDRNLLHLLIREADIGTADSILEIGPGKGTLTSALLQSPCMRVEAVEIDERFREFLEPLREEDSRLHLHWGDAVRFHYDTLSPPPTRVVANLPYNVTTPLLWAMLEQLDTALLRHIVVTVQKEVGDRLLGAPGTKQRSPLGITLEAMGRVRLVRTLPPEAFTPPPKVASCILAISLTGRHGLPRNRLWRSLLRCGFAQRRKTLGKNLRLLSGELPLPPRGAIDRAGLGERLRAEELTTDQWLRLAAELGMKDSEGERGL, encoded by the coding sequence ATGACCACTCATCGGCGATCCACGGGTTTCGTGCCGGCCAAACGGTACGGGCAGCACTTTCTGACCGACAGGAATCTGTTGCATCTGCTCATCCGGGAGGCGGACATCGGCACAGCGGACAGCATCCTGGAGATCGGGCCGGGCAAGGGGACGCTCACGAGCGCCCTTCTGCAGAGCCCCTGCATGCGGGTGGAAGCGGTGGAGATCGACGAACGGTTCAGGGAGTTCCTCGAACCACTCCGGGAAGAAGATTCCAGACTCCATCTCCACTGGGGCGACGCGGTGCGCTTTCACTACGACACCCTCTCCCCGCCGCCCACCCGCGTGGTCGCCAACCTCCCCTACAATGTCACCACGCCGCTGCTCTGGGCGATGCTGGAGCAGCTGGACACGGCCCTGCTCAGGCATATCGTCGTGACCGTGCAGAAGGAGGTCGGCGACCGCCTCCTGGGCGCGCCGGGCACAAAGCAGCGTTCGCCCCTGGGGATCACCCTGGAGGCCATGGGGCGTGTGCGGCTGGTCCGGACCCTCCCCCCGGAGGCCTTCACGCCGCCGCCGAAGGTGGCCTCCTGCATCCTGGCCATCTCCCTCACCGGAAGGCACGGACTCCCGCGGAACCGGCTGTGGCGCTCCCTCCTCCGCTGCGGTTTCGCACAGCGGAGGAAGACGCTGGGCAAGAACCTCCGCCTGCTCTCCGGGGAGCTCCCCCTTCCGCCGCGTGGAGCGATCGACCGTGCGGGGCTGGGAGAACGTCTTCGCGCCGAGGAGCTGACCACCGACCAGTGGCTCCGCCTGGCGGCGGAACTGGGCATGAAAGACAGCGAAGGGGAGCGGGGCCTGTAA
- a CDS encoding 1-acyl-sn-glycerol-3-phosphate acyltransferase has product MGRLLSAVVYAAAKVFCFLVLKIYNRLRISGKGSLPREHPYIVVSNHCSNLDPVVVGVSCPVRLRYLAKEELFGVPLLGPLIRVLGASPVRRDDGGGSGTALRHLLGFLEQGEHVLLFPEGRRSRDGRLGSLEGGVALLAKRSGLPVVPVVVQGTHRAMPMGGSGIRPASISVQFGEPLYFSDHGTGREARQAFLDALEQRMRELLGEAGA; this is encoded by the coding sequence ATGGGCCGGCTGCTTTCGGCTGTGGTCTACGCTGCAGCCAAGGTCTTCTGCTTCCTTGTTCTGAAGATTTACAACAGATTGCGCATTTCGGGGAAGGGATCGCTTCCCCGGGAGCATCCCTATATCGTGGTCTCCAACCACTGCAGCAACCTGGACCCCGTGGTGGTCGGCGTCTCCTGCCCCGTACGCCTCCGCTATCTCGCCAAGGAGGAGCTCTTCGGGGTTCCCCTGCTCGGCCCGCTGATCCGCGTGCTGGGGGCCAGTCCTGTGCGGCGCGACGACGGCGGAGGATCCGGAACGGCACTCCGCCACCTGCTGGGGTTTCTGGAGCAGGGGGAGCATGTCCTCCTGTTCCCGGAGGGGCGCCGTTCCAGGGACGGCCGACTCGGTTCCCTCGAGGGCGGCGTGGCGCTGCTGGCGAAGCGTTCCGGTCTTCCCGTGGTGCCCGTGGTGGTGCAGGGCACCCATCGGGCGATGCCCATGGGGGGTTCCGGGATCCGCCCGGCCTCGATCTCCGTCCAGTTCGGCGAACCGCTCTACTTCTCCGATCACGGCACGGGACGGGAGGCACGGCAGGCCTTTCTCGACGCTCTGGAACAGAGGATGCGGGAGCTGCTTGGAGAGGCCGGAGCATGA
- a CDS encoding YicC family protein: MITSMTGFGSATRDETWGTLHIEISSVNHRYQEVTVRLPRELSSLEQALQRQAKAAFRRGKMTVRVEMQWSPLQQTVEINEEVLKRYYAHIERLKSKLHIIEDVRLDLLLNMPGVMEEAAGRDRTVTDAVETALAETADEALRGWNAMRRQEGEHLQEDIASHAGTFSALLDSIDGEWPKAKRDAYSRMVERLQQFVEESGTGIDQSRLAQEAAVLSDKWDIAEELSRSRSHLQQFHQLFNETEPVGRKMDFLTQEMNREINTISSKVAESRIRWLAVEAKAALERIREQVQNVE, from the coding sequence ATGATCACCAGTATGACAGGGTTCGGGTCTGCGACCCGGGACGAAACGTGGGGAACGCTCCACATCGAGATCTCCAGCGTGAACCATCGGTATCAGGAGGTGACGGTCCGTCTCCCCAGGGAGCTCTCTTCCCTTGAGCAGGCGCTCCAGCGACAGGCGAAAGCGGCCTTCCGGCGGGGCAAGATGACGGTGCGGGTGGAGATGCAGTGGTCGCCGCTCCAGCAGACGGTGGAGATCAACGAGGAGGTGCTGAAGCGGTACTACGCACATATAGAGCGATTGAAGAGCAAGCTGCATATTATCGAGGATGTTCGGCTTGATCTGCTGCTCAACATGCCCGGCGTGATGGAAGAGGCCGCCGGAAGGGACCGGACCGTCACCGATGCCGTGGAGACAGCGCTGGCGGAGACCGCCGACGAGGCCCTGCGTGGATGGAATGCCATGCGTCGGCAGGAGGGGGAGCACCTTCAGGAGGATATCGCATCCCATGCCGGGACCTTCTCCGCGTTGCTCGACAGCATTGACGGCGAGTGGCCGAAAGCCAAACGGGACGCCTACAGCCGCATGGTGGAACGGCTGCAGCAGTTTGTCGAGGAGAGCGGGACGGGGATCGACCAGTCCCGACTCGCCCAGGAGGCGGCGGTGCTGTCGGACAAGTGGGATATCGCCGAAGAGCTGTCGCGTTCCCGGAGTCATCTGCAGCAGTTTCACCAGCTGTTCAATGAAACGGAACCGGTGGGCCGGAAGATGGATTTTCTGACCCAGGAGATGAACAGGGAGATCAACACCATTTCGTCAAAGGTCGCGGAAAGCCGGATCCGCTGGCTGGCAGTGGAGGCGAAGGCTGCACTGGAACGTATCCGGGAACAGGTCCAAAACGTGGAGTGA
- a CDS encoding HU family DNA-binding protein, whose amino-acid sequence MTKNDLVSEVAKTANLNKKNASEAVDAVFQAMQDALAQGDKVQLVGFGTFEVRERAPRTGRNPQNPDKEIKIPAKKVPAFRAGKALKDAVDQ is encoded by the coding sequence GTGACGAAGAATGACCTGGTGAGCGAGGTAGCCAAAACGGCCAATCTGAACAAGAAGAATGCATCGGAGGCCGTGGATGCGGTCTTTCAGGCTATGCAGGACGCGTTGGCGCAGGGCGACAAGGTCCAGCTTGTAGGGTTCGGTACCTTCGAGGTGCGAGAGCGTGCGCCGCGGACAGGAAGGAATCCCCAGAATCCGGACAAGGAGATCAAGATTCCCGCCAAGAAGGTCCCTGCCTTCAGAGCAGGGAAGGCGCTCAAGGACGCGGTAGACCAGTAG
- the rpoZ gene encoding DNA-directed RNA polymerase subunit omega, protein MIFYDYEQLYGDHNIENKYVLTIIVAKRSRQLSEQKGSHILEGSKETYITDALHDLEEGKLHVSMGPVDPPEREEPCPEESPAEEEPTPETAEPQAAEAAPETGEFQTEEAAPTEESGDVPAAEEIFEGEPEEKRNGDESDGMES, encoded by the coding sequence ATGATTTTCTACGATTACGAGCAGCTCTACGGCGACCATAATATCGAGAACAAGTACGTATTGACGATCATTGTGGCGAAGCGATCCAGGCAGCTCAGCGAGCAGAAGGGAAGCCACATCCTGGAGGGTTCGAAGGAGACCTATATCACCGACGCCCTCCACGATCTGGAAGAGGGAAAGCTCCACGTGTCCATGGGCCCGGTGGACCCCCCCGAACGGGAGGAACCCTGTCCGGAGGAGAGCCCTGCGGAGGAGGAACCCACGCCGGAGACGGCGGAACCTCAGGCCGCGGAGGCGGCGCCGGAGACCGGGGAATTCCAGACCGAAGAGGCGGCCCCGACGGAGGAATCCGGAGACGTTCCGGCGGCCGAAGAGATCTTCGAGGGGGAACCGGAAGAGAAGCGGAACGGAGACGAGTCCGATGGAATGGAATCGTAA
- the coaBC gene encoding bifunctional phosphopantothenoylcysteine decarboxylase/phosphopantothenate--cysteine ligase CoaBC → MEWNRNRTILLAVTGGIAAYKTPALVRALAPDQNRLVPLMTEAAEAFVSPLVLGTLSREHVWRQRDYLEPGSGRTIPHITLAEEAEVLAVAPCTAATLSRLAAGEAATLTGSVALATRAPVVLFPAMNVHMWEHPATQANAARCAELGYTVVRPESGALACGDSAPGRFPAVETVAHHIWRALSPRKDLQGVRVLVTAGPTREFLDPVRYIGNPSSGRMGLALALTAWYRGAHVEVVHGPLSVELPAMVESVPVTSALEMRDRVVERAQGADVIVKAAAVGDYRPVSRKESKIKRGGEPTLTVELERNPDIVEEIGRNKGAHQTLVGFAAESEDLERNAAAKLAAKHLDLIAANRITGPDSAFGAGRNQVTLIGAGGVQGILEGTKEEVAQGIWDAVAGLRSRGD, encoded by the coding sequence ATGGAATGGAATCGTAACCGGACGATTCTTCTCGCCGTCACCGGCGGCATTGCGGCCTACAAGACACCAGCGCTGGTCCGGGCACTCGCCCCGGACCAGAATCGTCTCGTCCCGCTCATGACCGAAGCCGCGGAAGCCTTTGTGAGCCCCCTGGTTCTCGGGACCCTCTCCAGAGAGCATGTCTGGAGGCAGCGGGACTACCTCGAGCCCGGGAGCGGCCGCACCATCCCGCATATCACCCTCGCCGAGGAGGCCGAGGTGCTTGCGGTGGCCCCCTGTACCGCGGCGACGCTCTCCAGGCTGGCTGCCGGCGAAGCGGCGACGCTGACGGGCTCCGTAGCCCTGGCCACCAGAGCCCCGGTGGTGCTCTTCCCGGCGATGAACGTCCATATGTGGGAGCACCCGGCGACCCAGGCCAACGCCGCACGCTGTGCCGAGCTGGGCTATACCGTGGTCCGTCCCGAAAGCGGTGCCCTGGCGTGCGGGGACAGCGCGCCGGGGCGGTTCCCCGCCGTGGAAACCGTGGCGCACCATATCTGGCGCGCCCTGTCGCCCCGGAAGGATCTGCAGGGGGTCAGGGTGCTGGTCACGGCGGGCCCGACCCGGGAGTTCCTCGATCCGGTGCGCTACATCGGCAACCCCAGCAGCGGCCGTATGGGGCTCGCCCTGGCCCTGACGGCCTGGTACCGCGGCGCCCATGTCGAGGTGGTGCACGGACCCCTTTCCGTGGAGCTCCCCGCGATGGTCGAGTCCGTTCCGGTGACCAGCGCTCTGGAGATGCGGGACCGGGTTGTGGAGCGGGCACAGGGCGCCGATGTCATCGTCAAGGCCGCAGCGGTCGGCGATTACCGTCCTGTTTCCCGGAAGGAATCGAAGATCAAGCGGGGCGGAGAGCCCACCCTGACGGTGGAACTGGAACGGAACCCCGATATCGTCGAGGAGATCGGGCGGAACAAGGGCGCGCACCAGACCCTTGTGGGGTTTGCCGCCGAATCGGAGGATCTGGAGCGCAACGCGGCGGCCAAACTGGCGGCGAAGCATCTCGATCTCATCGCCGCCAACCGCATCACCGGTCCCGACAGCGCCTTCGGGGCCGGGCGGAACCAGGTGACCCTGATCGGAGCGGGGGGTGTGCAGGGGATCCTCGAGGGAACGAAGGAAGAGGTGGCCCAGGGGATATGGGATGCCGTCGCCGGTCTCCGTTCCCGAGGTGACTAG
- the hflX gene encoding GTPase HflX yields MTERSDGTALLVAVETPRQDDAERELLLDELVLLLGNLGIETADRVVQKRDHPDPAYYCGSGKAEEIREMGRELGVTYLVSDDRLTPGQVYALQQSTGLQVMDRAEVIMRIFESRAHTAEAKLQVELARCRYEIPHLKGLGLQMSRAGGGIGTRGPGETEFERHRRKLERRSRDITKKLAEMRKRRQGQRKRREKAGLPTVALTGYTNSGKSTLLRSLSGDRKIAAADKLFATVDTCVRRVELPSGEPALFADTVGFIRKLPPDLVAAFKATLEEVENADQILLLVDSRREELPGTLDVVQSTLHEIGAGSIPRIVVLNKIDRVSEAYLQRQEERLRAQGETVASVCARSGAGTDHLLRLVDRRRAMIR; encoded by the coding sequence ATGACGGAGCGGTCCGACGGGACAGCGCTGCTGGTGGCGGTGGAAACCCCCAGACAGGATGACGCGGAGCGCGAGCTGCTGCTCGACGAGCTGGTTCTCCTGTTGGGGAACCTGGGAATCGAGACCGCCGATCGGGTGGTCCAGAAGCGCGACCACCCCGATCCGGCCTACTACTGCGGGAGCGGCAAGGCCGAGGAGATCCGCGAGATGGGCCGCGAGCTGGGGGTGACCTACCTGGTCAGCGACGACCGGCTCACCCCGGGTCAGGTCTATGCGCTGCAGCAGAGCACCGGGCTGCAGGTCATGGACCGGGCGGAGGTGATCATGCGCATCTTCGAGAGCCGCGCCCATACCGCCGAGGCCAAGCTGCAGGTGGAGCTGGCCCGCTGCCGCTACGAGATCCCCCACCTGAAGGGGCTGGGGCTGCAGATGTCCCGCGCCGGCGGCGGCATCGGCACCCGGGGCCCGGGCGAGACGGAGTTCGAGCGGCACCGGCGGAAGCTGGAGCGCCGTTCCCGGGATATCACCAAAAAGCTTGCGGAGATGCGGAAACGCCGCCAGGGGCAGCGGAAGCGCCGTGAGAAAGCGGGGCTCCCCACGGTGGCCCTCACCGGCTACACGAACAGCGGGAAGTCCACGCTGCTTCGGAGCCTCTCCGGGGACAGGAAGATCGCCGCGGCGGACAAGCTCTTCGCCACAGTGGACACCTGTGTCCGCAGGGTGGAACTCCCTTCGGGGGAGCCGGCCCTCTTCGCCGACACCGTGGGCTTCATCCGGAAGCTCCCGCCCGATCTGGTGGCAGCCTTCAAGGCGACACTGGAGGAGGTGGAGAATGCCGACCAGATCCTTCTGCTGGTGGACAGCCGGCGCGAGGAGCTGCCCGGGACGCTGGACGTGGTCCAGTCCACACTGCATGAGATCGGCGCCGGCTCGATCCCGCGGATTGTGGTCCTCAACAAGATCGACCGGGTCTCCGAGGCGTATCTGCAGCGACAGGAGGAGCGGCTTCGGGCCCAGGGGGAGACGGTGGCGTCTGTCTGCGCCAGGTCGGGGGCGGGGACGGACCATCTGCTCCGTCTCGTAGACAGACGACGAGCGATGATCCGGTAA
- the cmk gene encoding (d)CMP kinase produces the protein MESENPVAQIVTLDGPAGAGKSTVARRVARRLGAFYLDTGALYRALAFVLDRSGVPAEETETLRKELKQLDVALRDGRVSVNGEDISGHIRTPYVDTIVSPYAALPSLRERLLELQRRQALEGALVAEGRDMGTVVFPDADVKIFLTASAEERARRRWKEQTDRGDDTDYYRVLEDVRRRDDYDTGREHAPLRAAGDAREVPTDGRSIDEVVDVILAIAREPGRGGG, from the coding sequence TTGGAGAGTGAAAATCCGGTGGCACAGATTGTAACCCTCGACGGTCCCGCAGGCGCCGGCAAGAGCACCGTCGCCAGACGTGTCGCCCGGCGGCTGGGGGCCTTCTACCTCGATACCGGGGCGCTGTACCGTGCCCTCGCCTTCGTGCTGGACCGGAGCGGCGTCCCGGCAGAGGAGACGGAAACATTGCGGAAGGAACTCAAACAGCTGGATGTGGCGCTTCGGGACGGAAGGGTCTCCGTGAACGGGGAGGACATCTCCGGCCATATCCGCACGCCCTATGTGGACACCATCGTCTCCCCCTACGCGGCGCTCCCCTCCCTCCGCGAGCGCCTGCTGGAACTCCAGCGCCGTCAGGCCCTGGAAGGCGCTCTGGTGGCCGAGGGACGGGACATGGGGACCGTGGTCTTCCCCGATGCCGACGTGAAGATCTTTCTCACCGCCTCGGCGGAGGAGCGTGCCCGGAGACGCTGGAAGGAGCAGACCGACCGCGGCGATGACACGGACTACTACCGTGTCCTGGAGGATGTGCGGCGGCGGGACGACTACGACACCGGCCGGGAACACGCGCCGCTGCGGGCCGCCGGGGACGCCCGGGAGGTCCCCACCGACGGTCGCTCCATCGATGAGGTGGTGGACGTGATCCTGGCGATCGCCCGCGAACCCGGGAGAGGCGGAGGATAG
- a CDS encoding HDOD domain-containing protein, whose product MEGLDERTQELIRRRVLKRVRDIPSLPQFVTETLKKLDDPKSSASDVADRLGRDEGLVIRILRLANSAYYGLPRNIVSVTEAIALLGFRTVKSIVLAASVYKFMEGSFTGYALDRGALWRHSLSVGLVSRHIAKQVGVDVEEAYVAGMLHDLGKIVLNDFVRFGYSIIMRLVEEDGVPFMEAEHQALGFDHAQVGGMILEQWNMPESYIVTARFHHDPDDYEEKSGNIREILDVVHVANILCLMLGIGIGADGLQYRPSEDVIERLGLTDIEGLMSEIVDLIDSMSEEFNLGE is encoded by the coding sequence GTGGAAGGACTCGATGAACGCACGCAGGAACTGATCCGGCGGCGGGTGCTGAAGCGGGTGAGGGATATCCCCTCGCTGCCGCAGTTTGTCACGGAGACGCTGAAGAAGCTCGACGATCCCAAAAGCAGCGCCTCCGATGTCGCCGACCGGCTCGGGAGGGACGAAGGGCTGGTGATCCGTATCCTACGGCTCGCCAACTCGGCGTACTACGGGTTGCCGCGTAACATCGTGAGTGTGACCGAGGCGATCGCACTCCTCGGTTTTCGTACGGTGAAAAGCATTGTGCTGGCCGCTTCGGTGTACAAATTCATGGAGGGTTCCTTTACCGGCTATGCGCTGGACCGCGGAGCCCTGTGGCGCCACTCTCTCAGTGTGGGCCTTGTCTCCCGGCATATCGCCAAGCAGGTGGGGGTTGACGTGGAGGAGGCCTATGTGGCGGGCATGCTCCACGACCTCGGCAAGATTGTCCTGAACGACTTTGTCCGGTTCGGGTACAGCATCATCATGCGTCTTGTCGAGGAAGACGGGGTTCCCTTTATGGAGGCGGAACACCAGGCGCTGGGGTTCGACCACGCGCAGGTGGGCGGGATGATTCTGGAACAGTGGAACATGCCCGAATCCTATATCGTCACCGCCCGGTTCCATCATGATCCGGACGACTACGAAGAGAAGAGCGGCAACATCCGGGAGATCCTCGACGTGGTGCATGTGGCCAATATCCTCTGTCTGATGCTCGGCATCGGTATCGGCGCCGACGGACTCCAGTACCGGCCCTCCGAAGATGTGATCGAGCGGCTGGGGCTGACCGATATCGAGGGCCTCATGTCGGAGATCGTCGATCTCATCGACAGCATGTCCGAAGAATTCAACCTTGGAGAGTGA